In the Gossypium raimondii isolate GPD5lz chromosome 9, ASM2569854v1, whole genome shotgun sequence genome, one interval contains:
- the LOC105797990 gene encoding uncharacterized protein LOC105797990, which yields MKHLISILVLFLFFTTSSIALTPSSYNVRQGDQTLPAVIDPKLQRICDKTDNPVECLITTIPFLRKKVAINPVSILNIEVEAIDIKTKEALDKASKLLLSSSNSKPITNCFNICINNYKSILESKHRILDAISIGDDKQLRVELSSNVDKIYHCEDAFEEANVKSPITEVNSLLGKMITNSLTITIDMVHFHNKN from the coding sequence ATGAAGCACTTAATCTCCATCCTCGTTTTGTTCTTATTCTTTACTACTTCATCAATAGCTTTAACTCCATCTTCATATAATGTTCGACAAGGCGATCAAACACTACCTGCTGTTATCGATCCTAAGCTTCAACGAATTTGTGATAAGACTGACAATCCAGTTGAATGCTTAATAACAACTATTCCATTCTTACGTAAAAAGGTTGCTATAAATCCCGTGTCTATTCTTAATATCGAGGTTGAAGCAATTGATATTAAGACTAAGGAAGCTTTGGACAAGGCCTCAAAGCTCTTATTATCTTCCTCAAACTCAAAACCCATCACTAATTGTTTTAACATTTGTATCAATAACTACAAGTCTATTCTTGAAAGCAAACATAGAATCCTTGATGCTATCTCGATTGGCGATGACAAACAACTGAGGGTGGAGCTAAGCTCCAATGTGGACAAAATATATCATTGTGAGGATGCATTTGAAGAAGCCAACGTTAAGTCACCAATAACAGAAGTGAATTCATTGCTCGGCAAGATGATTACAAACAGTTTAACCATTACTATTGACATGGTCCACTTtcacaacaaaaattaa
- the LOC105797764 gene encoding uncharacterized protein LOC105797764, which yields MKHLIPIHVFFLFFMFITSSIALARSSYDVRQGDQTLPVVINPKLQRICDQTDNPVECLITTIPFLREKAAINPMSILKIKVEAVDIKIKEALDKASKLLLYSSNSKPATFCFNVCINNYKSILESKHRILDAILLGDDKQLRVELSSNVDKIYHCEDAFEEANIKSPITEVNSLLGKMISNSLTITIDMVHF from the coding sequence ATGAAGCATTTGATCCCCATTCAcgttttcttcttattctttATGTTTATTACTTCATCAATAGCTTTAGCTCGATCTTCATATGATGTTCGACAAGGGGATCAAACATTACCTGTCGTTATCAATCCTAAGCTTCAACGAATTTGTGATCAAACTGACAACCCAGTTGAATGCTTAATAACAACTATTCCATTCTTACGTGAAAAGGCTGCTATAAATCCTATGTCTATTCTTAAAATTAAGGTAGAAGCAGTTGATATTAAGATTAAGGAAGCCTTGGACAAGGCCTCAAAGCTTTTATTATATTCCTCAAACTCAAAACCCGCCACATTTTGTTTTAACGTTTGTATCAATAATTACAAGTCTATTCTCGAAAGTAAACATAGAATCCTTGATGCTATCTTGCTTGGCGATGACAAACAACTGAGGGTGGAGCTAAGCTCTAATGTGGACAAAATATATCATTGTGAGGATGCATTTGAAGAAGCCAACATTAAGTCACCAATAACAGAAGTAAATTCATTGCTCGGGAAGATGATTTCAAATAGTTTAACCATTACTATTGACATGGTCCACTTTTAA
- the LOC105800559 gene encoding uncharacterized protein LOC105800559: MASLSRAALRASTPLPPDHHKRALIAAPKSVYQRIFRRSRTSLTVVRAVDGDNSYLGMWRKAVEREKKEAEFQKLTQNLAKTDDDSGGGNDEKEEVIEKKSKEFQKILETPKEERDQIQRMQVIDRAAAAIAAARSLIGNKDSSRKDDSNNKNRNSVRVQEDGKQGGSIFVTRPENSGNGTPGPDFWSWTPPSSNDQISDEVDGMQAARQTSEYPISSNPVLEKERSVGFLSIPFESKAYETTRNLPPFQSLLDVDKTKASEVDVEEISLKEERDLEVEFSAHAAEAADALHKAKELSSQGVNQDGTRWWIETGIEQRPDGVICRWTMIRGVSADQAVEWQEKYWEASDEFDYKELGSEKSGRDVFGNVWSEKWRESMLQDSGLVHLEKTADKWGKNANGEEWQEKWWEHYDASGKSEKWADKWCSIDPNTPLEAGHAHVWHERWGEQYDGYGGSVKYTDKWAERCEGDGWSKWGDKWDEHFDTHGRGVKQGETWWQGKHGDQWNRTWGEEHNGSGWVHKYGKSSSGEHWDTHVEQETWYERFPHYGFYHCFDNSVQLREVKKPSEMSE; this comes from the exons ATGGCTTCTCTCTCACGCGCCGCTCTACGCGCCTCCACTCCTCTCCCTCCCGACCACCATAAACGCGCGCTCATTGCCGCGCCAAAATCAGTTTACCAAAGGATTTTTAGGAGGAGCAGGACGAGCTTGACGGTTGTTAGAGCCGTTGATGGCGACAATTCGTACCTCGGTATGTGGAGGAAAGCGGTGGAGAGGGAAAAGAAGGAAGCCGAGTTTCAAAAGCTCACTCAAAATTTGGCTAAGACCGACGATGATAGCGGCGGCGGTAATGACGAGAAGGAAGAGGTTATAGAGAAGAAGAGCAAGGAGTTCCAGAAGATTCTGGAAACTCCGAAGGAAGAAAGGGATCAGATTCAGAGAATGCAAGTAATTGATCGTGCCGCGGCGGCGATTGCGGCGGCTCGCTCTCTTATCGGGAACAAGGATTCTTCGAGAAAGGATGATTCCAACAACAAAAATCGCAACTCAGTTAGAGTTCAAGAAGATG GAAAGCAGGGTGGGAGCATTTTTGTTACTCGACCTGAAAATTCAGGAAATGGGACACCTGGTCCAGATTTTTGGTCCTGGACACCTCCTTCAAGTAATGATCAAATTTCAGATGAAGTGGATGGGATGCAGGCTGCTAGACAAACTTCGGAGTATCCAATTTCTAGCAATCCAGTTCTAGAGAAAGAGCGGTCCGTTGGCTTTCTCTCTATTCCTTTTGAGAGTAAAGCTTACGAGACCACCCGCAATCTTCCACCGTTTCAGTCACTTCTAGACGTTGATAAAACAAAAGCATCTGAGGTTGATGTAGAAGAGATTTCTTTAAAAGAGGAACGTGACCTTGAAGTTGAATTTTCAGCGCATGCTGCAGAAGCAGCTGATGCCCTTCATAAGGCCAAAGAATTATCATCTCAAGGAGTCAATCAAGATGGAACAAGATGGTGGATTGAAACGGGAATCGAGCAAAGACCTGATGGTGTGATTTGCAGGTGGACAATGATCAGGGGTGTTAGTGCTGACCAAGCTGTTGAATGGCAAGAGAAGTACTGGGAGGCTTCTGATGAGTTCGACTACAAGGAATTAGGTTCTGAGAAGTCAGGACGTGATGTTTTCGGGAATGTTTGGAGTGAAAAGTGGAGAGAATCGATGTTGCAG GATAGTGGGCTTGTACATCTTGAAAAAACTGCTGATAAGTGGGGAAAGAATGCTAATGGTGAGGAGTGGCAAGAAAAATGGTGGGAACATTATGATGCATCCGGAAAATCTGAGAAATGGGCTGACAAGTGGTGCAGCATTGACCCAAACACGCCCCTCGAGGCTGGTCATGCTCATGTCTGGCATGAAAG GTGGGGTGAACAATACGATGGATATGGTGGCAGTGTGAAATACACCGACAAGTGGGCAGAGCGCTGCGAAGGTGATGGTTGGTCAAAATGGGGTGACAAGTGGGACGAACATTTTGACACCCATGGGCGTGGTGTAAAGCAAGGAGAAACATGGTGGCAAGGAAAGCATGGAGATCAATGGAATCGCACATGGGGTGAGGAACACAACGGCTCGGGATGGGTTCACAAATACGGAAAGAGTAGCAGTGGGGAGCATTGGGACACACACGTGGAACAAGAGACCTGGTACGAGAGATTCCCACACTATGGTTTTTATCACTGCTTTGACAATTCCGTGCAGCTACGAGAGGTTAAGAAGCCATCAGAGATGTCcgaataa
- the LOC105800557 gene encoding calmodulin-like protein 11, with translation MGDILTQEQIVEFKEAFNFFDKDGDGCITVEELATVIKSLDQNPSEEELQDMINEVDADGNGTIEFSEFLNLMAKKMQETDAEEELKEAFRVFDKDLNGYISASELRNVMMNLGEKLSDEEVEQMIKEADLDGDGQVNYEEFVKMMTTVG, from the exons ATGGGTGATATACTAACTCAAGAACAGATTGTTGAGTTCAAAGAAGCCTTCAATTTCTTTGACAAAGATGGAGATG GTTGCATTACAGTGGAAGAATTGGCAACAGTGATAAAATCCCTTGATCAAAATCCCTCTGAAGAAGAGCTTCAAGATATGATTAATGAAGTTGATGCTGATGGTAATGGAACTATTGAGTTCTCTGAGTTCCTGAACTTAATGGCCAAGAAAATGCAG gAAACTGATGCAGAAGAGGAGCTTAAAGAGGCTTTCAGGGTTTTTGACAAAGATCTAAATGGCTATATTTCAGCTTCtgag CTGAGAAATGTGATGATGAACTTGGGTGAGAAATTAAGTGATGAAGAGGTTGAGCAGATGATCAAAGAAGCCGATTTGGACGGTGATGGTCAAGTCAACTATGAAGAGTTTGTCAAAATGATGACGACCGTTGGATGA